The genomic stretch GTACTCGGCCACCACCGCCGGCGCTACCTGCACGCAGAAGAGAGGACTCAGAGATCAGCCCCGCTCGCCATGGACGTGCTGCTGCGCCCACATACGTCGCTGTTACCTTTGGGCTGTCGGAGCCGGGCGTGACCATGTTGGGCTTCAGGAGCGTGCCCTCGAGAAGCACGTGGTGGTCGTTGAGCGCCTTGTAGACGGCGGCGAGCACCGTCTCGGTGACGGCGGCGCACTTCTTGATGTCGTGGTTGCCGTCGGTGAGGATCTCCGGCTCGACGATGGGGACGAGGCCGTTCTCCTGGCAGATGATGGCATACCTGGCCAGCCCCTGGGCGTTCTGCTGGATGGCTAGCTCCGACGGCTCCGTCGGCCCGATCTTGAGTACCGCCCGCCATTTGGCGAATCGGGCCCCGGCCTTGTAGTACTGCTGGCACCGGGCGCCCAGCGAGTCAAAGCCCTGGGTGGTTGTCTCGCCGTTGGTGCCGGCGAGCTCCACGATGCCCTTGTCCACCTTGATGCCGGGGATGACCTTGTTGTCGGCGAGGACGTCGACGAAGGGCTTGCCGGCGGAGGTCTTCTGGTACAGCGTCTCCTCGAAGAGGATGACGCCGGAGATGGAGGGGAGGGCGTCGAAGGTGGTGAAGAGGAGCTCGCGGAGGGCCTGGCGGTTTGGCTCCGTGTTCTCCACGTTGATGCTCGACAGCCGCTTGCCGATGGTGCCGGTGCTCTCGTCGGCGGCCAGGATGCCCTTCCCGGGGGTGGCAATGTACTTGGCGGTCCGGATCAGTTCGTCTACGTGCATGGAAAAGAACTCTCGGTCACGTAATCTACGTTAAACTGCTTCACCTAATTCGGATTCGGTTTCTACTTGACCGGATCCGAGAACCCAACTATTTTAAACTCAGATTTGAGATGATAGATGATGAAATCGGTAACAAGACTCCGAATACGATGTATAACAATATAACAAGTATCAAAATTAGGGCACTAATAATCAACAGATTCTAGTGTTTATAGGGCATTAATTTGACGTGTGCAGCATACATAAAGTATGGTTGGGTTGATGATGCTATATCAGCCACATGGAGTTCTTCTGTGTTTCCAGTCTCAAAAGTTGGTAGATATTGTGAGAGTAGCAGATAAGCTAGTTTTTGTGCCACCCAAGTCATGGATGGCTTCACCTTATCCTAAAAAGATAAATCATAAATGTCAACCACCAgttgcttttcttctttctttatcaCAAGAAAATTTATGGATATGGAGATGTTAATGTTTTTTATTATGCCCTAATTTTTCATGTCCTTTTCAGGTTGAAGTATTGGCAGTTTCTCAAACCAATGTCTCCTTCAACTTTATGGCTCAACATACATGGTCTTTTTGGAAGCTCGCGATGGATAGAAGAAAGCATGCAGatgatttttcatatatatatatatatatatatatatatatctcaataatttcaaaccattacaatttattttttgcatgaagATCCTTTTGCTAAAAATATATAGAAGAAGAATCTTAAGTCTAGGCAATTTCCAAGATCTGCATGAAACAATCTTATATCTAAATCTGCAGTAACAGAGAAAAAAAACCTAATCTGAACAACATTATGTTCTGGCACAATTGCAGTTTGCAAAATCATACATGAGACACAATCCTATAACCAATTTGAGATGACAATTTAATATTAGATACTTGCATATGATTGGTTTATGAGTTTATACCCAACTGAGAATTTAATATCTGAGTTTGCATGGTGGCATATGTTTTTCGCCATACTTTCTGACCTTACCATATCACCAGATGCAGTTTAAACTTGGAATTCTAATGTGGCTGAAATGACTCGACTGCTAGGGAAGTTCATGAAATTACAAATTGTTTATGAAGTGGTTGGATCAGGAATCAATCAGTATGCAGTGCATGTTTACAGCAGTATCGATGGAAGCCTGTTTTCGGTACTTATCCAAAGAATTTGACATCCAGTTTTCGTCCATCTAGAGCAGTATTTGCATAATTAAATTCTTTCGATGTCAATGAGACACAAGATTTAGTGGACCCGGAGTCTCTGTTCTTGATGTAAGACAAGAATACATGGGAAGGACACTCACCTGCATACTTTCCAACGAAGGCAGACATGGTGACCACCGAGCGGCAGAGAAGGTAGCAGCAGCGAAGGGAAGGAAATGTCCGATGGCCTGAGCTCAAAACAAACCTTTTAAGGAGACAGTATTTTATAGGCACTACCAAGAGGATATTCCACAGAGGATCTGCTACCTGCAATCGACGCGTGTTTGCAGATGAACCCGGAGTGTGTTATCGTCCTTGGATAGGGAAACGGGTGGCACACTGTGGTGCTTACACCGTTCTTATCCCTCCATGCCTGGCGTGGCCAATGATTTTGAGTGGAGATGAGGAACTGCGCCCGAAGAACCATCCGTGCCAGTCCTCAGCAGACAGCTCTCCGGTGTTTGGTTCACGCTGGGTTGCGGTCGGCCATGGTTGATCCGGACCCTTGATTATGACAGACTGAAACAGGTGTCAACTTCTTGCTTGGATTAATAAGCTGAGACCCAGAATCCTCCGTCCCAGTGCATGAGTTCTTCGTCATCCCTTCTTCCTCTGTAACTGTTAAGAACCATAATGCACAGATATAAAATGTTTCAAAGATCATAATAATTTGAAGTCTCAGAATAGATTAAGTTACTGGACCATTTTCTTCTTTGGAAGAATTTATCGTCACGGCTAGAAAGAAATCCATGTCAGGTTAAGGTTCAGATGATGTGTACCTTTTCTTTTGGAGGAAAAATACTGTCCCTCGTGCACTGGCATAAAGTTGCATCCAACCAACCAGGCCTTGGAACAAGGAGAAGAGGAGCTAAAGGTACATAAATTTCTGCAGTCAGCATTAAGCTAGCTGATATATTACTGGACTGCAACATTGCAAATGCTTCTCATTTTCTCAGGAAAACCAGTATTTCTGAAATTGAATCCATGACCAAGGCATGCGCCTCATGGTTTCTAAAATAGTAATGAGTCTGAGAGGAGACAATGAGACTGAAGGAGAGGGAGAAGTTGTCTGCTACTATTTCTCTCCACCACACTTTCTCCCTCGTATGAGTTTATTTTAGACATCCTTTTCATTCCTATCCTGATTTAATGATCTATTGGTGGAATCTGTGGCTAGTTGATTAGGATGGATGCTTTGGGTCAGTGAGGTGATGAATCATCAGCTTGATGCTTCACCTCTAAGGCCATAACGATCATCATAAGAAAAACTACAGCGAATTTGGCAAGGTCATCTGGTTCTGGCAAAAGGAAACGACAAGCCCAGGAACATTAACCCAGAGACGACCATCAACATTGTACCTGCTTGCACCTCCAAGTAAGTTGTTCTTATTCCAGCCGATCATCTTCCACCGAGTTGCTTTACCATCTTGTTAAATGGAGGAGATATCCTGTTCGGGTTGTCGTAGAGCTTgaccacctttttttttttcttttttgacccTCGAATGCAGTGCGTGTGTGTTGATTGCCATTGCAGAGAAATCGTCCTTGAACTGAGTTGCTCGATTCGAGGAGTCCTGCAACCGAGAACATGATTGAACTGTTCCATATAATTGATATTCTCAGGGTGCTCTTTGTGATCTTGGGTTTCAATCAATGACTAACATAGTAGGATTGATCGTCAAAAAGATCGTACCAAATATGGAGGAGCCCACTGCCACCGCTCATCGTGATCCTGCAGAGGAACCAACACCGCAATGCTCAGTGATCTCCATATACCGAGCGATGGTAAGAGGCGTACCTCGAAATGTGACGGTGGTCTGGACCAAGAACCTCATGAACCACTCGCTCTCCGTCTCCATCGACAAGTCCAACGGCGAGAGCCCCTTAACGTGCAAGGTGGACCTCAAGCCATGGCCATTTTGGAGCAAGTTGAAGGGCTCCAAGTCCTTCGACGACGACAGCGAGCGCCTCGACGTCTTCTGGAACCTCCGGTCGGCGAAATT from Musa acuminata AAA Group cultivar baxijiao chromosome BXJ1-3, Cavendish_Baxijiao_AAA, whole genome shotgun sequence encodes the following:
- the LOC103977957 gene encoding fructose-bisphosphate aldolase 5, cytosolic; this encodes MVLRAQFLISTQNHWPRQAWRDKNGVSTTVCHPFPYPRTITHSGFICKHASIAGHRTFPSLRCCYLLCRSVVTMSAFVGKYADELIRTAKYIATPGKGILAADESTGTIGKRLSSINVENTEPNRQALRELLFTTFDALPSISGVILFEETLYQKTSAGKPFVDVLADNKVIPGIKVDKGIVELAGTNGETTTQGFDSLGARCQQYYKAGARFAKWRAVLKIGPTEPSELAIQQNAQGLARYAIICQENGLVPIVEPEILTDGNHDIKKCAAVTETVLAAVYKALNDHHVLLEGTLLKPNMVTPGSDSPKVAPAVVAEYTVGALRRTVPPAVPGIVFLSGGQSEEDATLNLNAMNKLGVLKPWTLSFSFGRALQQSTIKKWSGKKENVPSAQAAFLARCKANSEATLGKYAGCAADAAASESLYVKDYKY